The genomic segment TTTGATGTAAATCACCATATTGAGTATCGCCAAGGATAGGATGAAAAATATGTTTCATGTGACGCCGTAACTGATGTTTTCGCCCTGTATGTGGTATCAAACGCACTAAAGAATAACGCGCAGTTTGATATTTACCAATCGCCCAAGGCATTTCGACTGTCTGTAAACCTTGGTAATCGGTGACCGCACTTTGTGGTGCTTTATCTTCTTGTGCAAATTTGTCTGCAATCTTATCAAGCTGAATTTTCAATGGATAATCAATTTGTGCAGTCCCTATTAAATAGCCACGGACTACAGCCAAATAGCTTTTCTCTACGGTTTTTCCTTCAAATTGCTGGCAAAGTAGATAGGCAATTTCACTATTCAAAGCAAAAAGCAACACGCCCGATGTTGGGCGATCTAAACGATGAATAGGAAAAACATGTTGTCTAATTTGATCACGTAATGTTTGCATCACAAATTGCGTTTCGTGATGATCCAGCCAACTTCGATGAACTAACATTCCGGCGGGTTTATTAACAGCAACAATATATTCGTCTTGATAAAGAATCTCTAACATCATTGATTTTTCAACAATTCTTCAAGTTCAAGTAAAGGTTTAAGCAAATCTTGCAACCGTTCGTGTTCTTTCAACGCTTCTTCAATATAAGGCGAAATGGCGATTTGATTGGGTAATGGTTGCTGGCTTTCACACAAAGCATGCATACGGGGAATAAAAATCCATTGCAACCACTCTGTTGGCGTCATTGTATCAATAGCAAACGGCTCCGTACTTGCAAAAGCCTCTTCGCTTGGTGGCTCAATCTGCCATAAATCCAACTCATTCATCACGGTTTGAAGTGCAGTTAAATGTTGGCGCGTTTTGTGTCGAATTGGCATAAATTCTCTCAATAGGTTAAGATGATAAAAAAGTGACTTATTCTAACTAAATTGAGAACGAAAATGTACCTTGTTGAAGTATTTTTCCAAAACAAACACCCAGAACAAGGCTTAAATCAAACTCTATTAATTAATGCTATCATTGATCAATGGCGTTACAATGGACAGATTATTGGGCGTGAAATCCCTGTTTTTGTTGCTGAACAAGATGGAGAAATGGGGCTTGGCACACGTGTAATTTGCCCAGAGCAATCAAGCTTATTATTTGAAAATAACAATTCTGCTGTAAATGAAGCTTTTACCCAAGCAGAAAAGTGCGGTCTATTTTTAGACAGTTTTCAAATTGTGGGCGAAGATCTAAATTCTGATATTACGTTTGATTTGGAAAAACCTAACTGGCAGGTTCTCTATACCACTTATTTGCAAGTTTGCTCACCATTACATAGCGGTGACCGATTAGCGCCTATTCCCCTTTATAAACAGCTAAAAAATCAACCGCACTTAAGTATGGACGTCATTAAATGGCAAGAAAATTGGCAAGCTTGCGATCAATTGCAAATGAATGGTTCGGTATTAGAAACACAAGCGTTAGCAGAAATTTCTGACATTCACAGCAATACGTTCAAACACGGCTATTACCTTGCCCAAGAAATTGAACGAGAAAGCAATGTGCCGACTTTCTATTATTTTTATCGTGTTGGCGGGAAAAGTCTAGCGAGTGAACAAACTCGACGATGCCCTAAATGTGGTGGTGATTGGCGGTTAGACCAACCACTTTTTGACCTTTTCCATTTTAAATGCGATGATTGCCGTTTAATATCAAATATATCGTGGAACTTTTTATAATGAATTACGAAAAACAATTAAAGGATCTCAAACTTGGTCAAAAAACCGAATACAAAGCCGAATATGATTGTTCTTTGTTGCAACCTGTACCACGCGCCTTAAATCGCGATAGTTTGGGAATCACCGAAAAACAACCATTCACCCAAGGTTGCGACATTTGGACTGCTTACGAAATTTCGTGGCTCAATCCTAAAGGATTGCCACAAGTGGCTATCGCGGATGTTGAAATTGATTTTCGCTCACTCAATCTTATTGAATCAAAAAGTTTTAAGCTCTATTTAAACAGTTTTAATCAAACCCAATTTGTCTCTTTTGATGAAGTACAACGCATCATACAGCAAGATTTAAGTGATTGTGCGAAAGGCGATGTTAAAGTGCGGTTAAATTCTTTGGCATTTTATGACGAGCAACCTATCGCGCGTTTACAAGGCGAATGTATTGATGAGCAAGCGATTGAAATCCAAAATTATGGATTCAATTCGGCTCTCTTAGAAAACTGCACGCGCGAAAATCTCGTTGAAGAAACCCTTGTCAGTCATTTACTCAAGTCAAATTGTTTAATCACAAACCAACCTGATTGGGGTTCGGTACAAATTCATTATGTCGGTAAACAAATTGATCGCGAAAAATTATTACGTTATATCGTATCGTTCCGACAACATAATGAGTTTCATGAACAATGTGTGGAACGTATTTTCTGTGATTTAATGCAATTTGCACAACCCAAAAAGCTGACAGTTTACGCCCGTTACACTCGCCGTGGCGGTTTAGATATTAACCCATTCCGTTCGAATTTTGAAAGCGCACCGACTAATCTTCGCCTTGCGCGTCAATAAGGATGTAAAGTATTTATGAGCAATATTCATTACGTTAATCCGAAAGGCAGTATGGATTTACTGTCTCATGCGGAAGTAAAACATTTAACAAAACAAGCACAATCATCACTCTATCAACTTTATCGCAACTGTTCGCTTGCTGTATTAAATTCTGGGGCTGTAACAGATGACAGTCGTGCATTACTTGGAAAATATACAAATTTTGATATTCAACTTTTGACGCGCGAACGCGGTGTCGCATTAGAATTACATAACCCACCGGAAACAGCCTTTGTCGATGATGTTATGATTCGCAATATTCAATTTCATCTCTTTGCGGTATTACGTGATATTTTATTTGTTAATGCAATGATGCAACGTTTCGGTTTAAATGAACCCCAAACTGGCGAAGAAATTACCAACCAAGTGTTCAGTATTTTGCGCAATGCAAAAGCATTGATTGTGGGAGAAGATCCGAATCTTGTGGTATGTTGGGGCGGACATTCTATCAGCCAAACCGAATACCAATATTGTCGCGCAGTCGGGTTAGAACTTGGGCTTCGCGAGCTAAATATTATCACCGGTTGCGGTACTGGCGTGATGGAAGCGCCGATGAAAGGGGCTGCAATTGGACATGCGAACCAACGTTTTAAAAACAGTCGTTTTATTGGAATTACAGAGCCTTCGATTATCGCCTCTGAGCCCCCTAATCCCATTGTTAACGAACTGATTATTATGCCAGATATTGAAAAACGCCTTGAGGCCTTTGTACGGATGGGGCATGGAATTATTATTTTCCCTGGTGGACCGGGTACATTTGAAGAATTTATGTTTATTTTAGGGATTAAACTGAATCCTGACAATCAAACGCAGCACTTACCATTGATTTTGACTGGACCCAAAGAATGCGCCGATTATTTTGCAGCAATCGATCGTTTTGTTGGCGAAACATTAGGAACTCAAGCACAAGAGCTGTATGAAATTATTATCGATGATCCAACGGCTGTGGCACGTCATATGCGTAAAGCGATGATTGATGTAAAAGCACAACGTTATGAAAATGCGGATAGTTATGGATTTAATTGGTCATTGAAAATTGATCCGGCATTCCAACATCCATTTATTCCAACCCATGAAAATATGGCGAATTTAAACTTACATTTAGATCAAAGTGCGGTCAATTTAGCCGCCAATTTACGCCGTGCTTTTTCTGGCATTGTGGCTGGCAATATCAAATCTGAGACACAAGATCAAATTGAAAAATTCGGGAAATTCCAATTAAGTGGCGATGCACATTTAATGAAAAAAATGGATACATTGTTACAAAGTTTCGTAGAACAGCATCGTATGAAATTACCCACAGGTGATGCTTATATCCCTTGTTATGAAATTACACAATAATGCCATGCATTTATTAAATGAATTTCGCTATTTTAGTTTATTTTTAAGGAAAGCTTATGAAAAAAATTGAACAATTATTTGCCAACAATCACAGTTGGGCAATTCGTATGCGAGAAGAAAACGATGACTATTTTCGCGAACTTGCTGAACATCAAACACCTGATTTTTTATGGATAGGCTGTTCGGATAGCCGTGTTCCAGCGGAAAAATTAACTAATTTAGGTCCTGGCGAATTATTCGTTCATCGAAATATCGCTAATCAAGTTATTCACACTGATTTAAATTGCTTGTCTGTCGTGCAATATGCAGTGGATGTGCTGAATATTGAGCACATTATTATTTGTGGTCACACAAACTGCGGTGGTATTAAAGCAGCGATCACCAAACAAGACGTTGGTTTAGCCAATAACTGGCTATTGCATATCCGTGATATTTGGTTTAAGCACAGCAGCTTAATTGGCAAACTTTCGCCAGAAAAACGTGCTGATATGTTGACGAAAATTAATGTGGCTGAACAAGTCTATAATTTAGGTCGATCATCCATCGTACAAGATGCTTGGGCTCGTGGTGCTAAACTTTCGCTTCATGGTTGGGTTTATGATGTCAATGACGGTTATTTGATTGACCAGGGCGTACTGGCAACCAGTCGCGAAACCCTTGAGATTTCTTATCGAAATGCTATCGCACGTCTTCAAACTTTGGAAGATGAAGATATTTTCAAAAAAGAAACTGAAGAAAATAAATAAAAAAATAACCGCACTTAAATGCGTTATCAATTTAAGTGCGGTTAATATAAATGGTATTTCTATCACGTTTATCTGTGGATTACGATTAAAAAATCGAAACAGCTAAAACGATAATCAGTGTTAATGCCAATACAGTCATCATCATCGAATAACCGAAATTACTCATCATCGTACTCCTATCTATTTTTGTTGCTAAACGATTGCATTCTAGCAGTTAACGGCTATTTTTCCATATTAATTTTCAAATATTTCGCTATAATATGGCAAAATTTTCAAGGAGAATGCTATGGCTACTATTAAGGATGTTGCAAAATTGGCGGGCGTTTCAACGACCACAGTATCCCATGTGATTAATGAAACTCGTCATGTGGCAGCAGAAACAAAACAAGTTGTACTCAAAGCAATTGAAGAATTACATTACTCACCAAGTGCTGTCGCACGGAGTTTAAAAGTTAATACAACAAAATCCATTGGTATGATTGTCACAACCAGTGAAGCGCCGTATTTTGCTGAAATTATTCATGCAGTAGAAGAACAATGTTATCGCCAAGGTTATTCTCTCTTTTTATGTAATACGCAAAATAATCCTGAAAAAATCAAAAATCATGTCGAGATGTTAGCGAAAAAACGTGTAGACGGTATTTTGGTAATGTGTTCAGAATATAAAGACGATAGCTTAGATTTACTCAAAGGGTTCAGTGATATTCCTATGGTAGTCATGGACTGGGGTCCATTAAACCCCAATACAGATCGCATTTTAGATAATAGCTTTGAAGGTGGTTATTTGGCGGGTAAATATTTAGTCGAGAATGGGCATAAAGAAATTGGCTACCTGAGTGCTGAATTATCTAAGACCACTGCGCGTAAGCGTTATGAGGGCTTTTTGAAAGCATTACACGAAGCTGGGTTTGAAATGAATCCAGATTGGCTACTTGAAGGGTCTTTTGAACCAGAAGATGGCTATGAATGTATGAACCGTTTGTTAGCACAACCTACTCACCCGACTGCGGTATTTTGTTGTAATGATATCATGGCATTTGGCGCCATTTCTGCAATCACGGAAAAAGGGTTGCGCGTACCAGATGACATTTCCATCATCGGTTATGATAACGTCCATATTTCACGTTTTTGTGCGCCACCATTGACGACGATTCACCAGTCAAAAGCGCGCTTAGGTGAGCAAGCGCTAAAACTTTTATTTGATCGTATCACAACGAAATCAGATGAACGGAGTACTATTGAAATTCATCCAGAATTGGTTATACGTAAATCTGTGAGAAAAATTAACTAATATAAAAAAACCTATCAAGTAATTGATAGGTTTTTTTATAGATTATTCTTCTTGTTGAAGAATGAGTTCTAACAATTTTACAGCTAAGAACGCCAGATTAAAGCGCTGTTCATCAGCAACAGACCAAAATTCTATTCCATTTTCCACCGCACTTAAATCACTCACGTGTAATCTCACATTGTCTTCATTACTTTCCTGTTCACCATTAAGCACTGGAGTCAATAAATTCTCTTCAACTTGAATCAAATCGTTTTCCTGCCATTGCGCGTTTAAACTTTCGCAATCCAATTCATAGGCGGAAAGTGCGGTCACTTTTTGTGCCATTCCATAGAACACAGGTGCTTGTATTGCATGAAACACCACATTAATTGCTGGGAAAATTTTTTGTAATTGTAAACTTAAATTTTGTGTATTTTGAGGAAAAACATCAAACGCTAAACGTTGTTCGCCTTCATCCAACGGAATGCCATTTAATAGACGCGCCGTCTGACCCGCCAATTTGGACACGGTATCGCCATCTTGATATGACGCTGATAATAAAGATGTTACTAAAATTTGATTTAATTGATTTTCAAAACTAAATTGTGACAAACTTAATGCAAGTTGGCTTACTTGTGGATCTGGCATTGCCACAATGTTACGTTGTTTAATATTTTCAATATCACCATTATTTACCGTTGGCACTACAACAGCTACCCCACTAATATTCGCAGTCACACCTTTCATATCAATCACAACGCAACCTGCTTCTGCGGCATTCGCAATATGTTCGGCGTGACGACTATTCCCCGCAAACAATAAATAATCAAAGGTCGACCATTCAATTTCATCCGTTTTCAACTGTTCAACCGCTTTATTATTAAAACGGACACCTTGTTCTTCATTAAAAGGAAAAATCTCAACTATCGTTAATTTATCAATCGTTAGTGCAGCACGTTCCAAAAACTCTGCCACTTTTTCACATAATTCAAATTCCGCTGCAATTGCAATATTTAATGTTGTCATATCTGTTCTCTTAGTTGTCCATTATCAGTCTATTCTACTGGTATTTAAGTTTGCGTTCTAGCAAAAAAAAGTGCGGTCAAATTTAGCCGCACTTTGTTTGTCCTTTTCACTATTCTTCCGGATATTCTTCAATCCGAACAGGAATCGTAATTTGTCGTCCAGCACGTAAAATTAGTAGTGGCACAGTCGTATTTGGTCTGGTATTGCTAATTAATTCCATTAATTGCGACGGCGACTCAATCTCTTGGTTATTGTATTTTATAATAATATCTTTTTCTCTTAATCCGGATTTTTGGGCGGGACCATTAGGTTTGAGTGAATCAATTTCAACTCCCATGCCATAATCGCGTTCTTGACCATTGCTATACAAAATATTTGTACTGACACCAAGATAGCCACGAATTACACGTCCATCACGTAAAATTCGCTGCATAACATCGTTCACAACAGTAATCGGTATCGCAAAACCTAAGCCTTCGGCGGTTTCCATATCGTTTTTACCGATAGTTAAAGTATTGATCCCGATCAGCTCACCAAGGGAATTA from the [Actinobacillus] rossii genome contains:
- the truC gene encoding tRNA pseudouridine synthase C; protein product: MMLEILYQDEYIVAVNKPAGMLVHRSWLDHHETQFVMQTLRDQIRQHVFPIHRLDRPTSGVLLFALNSEIAYLLCQQFEGKTVEKSYLAVVRGYLIGTAQIDYPLKIQLDKIADKFAQEDKAPQSAVTDYQGLQTVEMPWAIGKYQTARYSLVRLIPHTGRKHQLRRHMKHIFHPILGDTQYGDLHQNRGLSEQTGVIRLMLHAEKLTFNHPVTQERIEIRAGLDEQWQVLRARFGWNRLEYLLTSQNKLNLKYS
- the yqcC gene encoding Domain of uncharacterised function, DUF446 translates to MPIRHKTRQHLTALQTVMNELDLWQIEPPSEEAFASTEPFAIDTMTPTEWLQWIFIPRMHALCESQQPLPNQIAISPYIEEALKEHERLQDLLKPLLELEELLKNQ
- a CDS encoding Zn-ribbon-containing, possibly nucleic-acid-binding protein, which encodes MYLVEVFFQNKHPEQGLNQTLLINAIIDQWRYNGQIIGREIPVFVAEQDGEMGLGTRVICPEQSSLLFENNNSAVNEAFTQAEKCGLFLDSFQIVGEDLNSDITFDLEKPNWQVLYTTYLQVCSPLHSGDRLAPIPLYKQLKNQPHLSMDVIKWQENWQACDQLQMNGSVLETQALAEISDIHSNTFKHGYYLAQEIERESNVPTFYYFYRVGGKSLASEQTRRCPKCGGDWRLDQPLFDLFHFKCDDCRLISNISWNFL
- the queF gene encoding 7-cyano-7-deazaguanine reductase: MNYEKQLKDLKLGQKTEYKAEYDCSLLQPVPRALNRDSLGITEKQPFTQGCDIWTAYEISWLNPKGLPQVAIADVEIDFRSLNLIESKSFKLYLNSFNQTQFVSFDEVQRIIQQDLSDCAKGDVKVRLNSLAFYDEQPIARLQGECIDEQAIEIQNYGFNSALLENCTRENLVEETLVSHLLKSNCLITNQPDWGSVQIHYVGKQIDREKLLRYIVSFRQHNEFHEQCVERIFCDLMQFAQPKKLTVYARYTRRGGLDINPFRSNFESAPTNLRLARQ
- the ygdH gene encoding Rossmann fold nucleotide-binding protein gives rise to the protein MSNIHYVNPKGSMDLLSHAEVKHLTKQAQSSLYQLYRNCSLAVLNSGAVTDDSRALLGKYTNFDIQLLTRERGVALELHNPPETAFVDDVMIRNIQFHLFAVLRDILFVNAMMQRFGLNEPQTGEEITNQVFSILRNAKALIVGEDPNLVVCWGGHSISQTEYQYCRAVGLELGLRELNIITGCGTGVMEAPMKGAAIGHANQRFKNSRFIGITEPSIIASEPPNPIVNELIIMPDIEKRLEAFVRMGHGIIIFPGGPGTFEEFMFILGIKLNPDNQTQHLPLILTGPKECADYFAAIDRFVGETLGTQAQELYEIIIDDPTAVARHMRKAMIDVKAQRYENADSYGFNWSLKIDPAFQHPFIPTHENMANLNLHLDQSAVNLAANLRRAFSGIVAGNIKSETQDQIEKFGKFQLSGDAHLMKKMDTLLQSFVEQHRMKLPTGDAYIPCYEITQ
- the can gene encoding carbonate dehydratase codes for the protein MKKIEQLFANNHSWAIRMREENDDYFRELAEHQTPDFLWIGCSDSRVPAEKLTNLGPGELFVHRNIANQVIHTDLNCLSVVQYAVDVLNIEHIIICGHTNCGGIKAAITKQDVGLANNWLLHIRDIWFKHSSLIGKLSPEKRADMLTKINVAEQVYNLGRSSIVQDAWARGAKLSLHGWVYDVNDGYLIDQGVLATSRETLEISYRNAIARLQTLEDEDIFKKETEENK
- the purR gene encoding DNA-binding transcriptional repressor PurR — translated: MATIKDVAKLAGVSTTTVSHVINETRHVAAETKQVVLKAIEELHYSPSAVARSLKVNTTKSIGMIVTTSEAPYFAEIIHAVEEQCYRQGYSLFLCNTQNNPEKIKNHVEMLAKKRVDGILVMCSEYKDDSLDLLKGFSDIPMVVMDWGPLNPNTDRILDNSFEGGYLAGKYLVENGHKEIGYLSAELSKTTARKRYEGFLKALHEAGFEMNPDWLLEGSFEPEDGYECMNRLLAQPTHPTAVFCCNDIMAFGAISAITEKGLRVPDDISIIGYDNVHISRFCAPPLTTIHQSKARLGEQALKLLFDRITTKSDERSTIEIHPELVIRKSVRKIN
- the usg gene encoding aspartate-semialdehyde dehydrogenase, which gives rise to MTTLNIAIAAEFELCEKVAEFLERAALTIDKLTIVEIFPFNEEQGVRFNNKAVEQLKTDEIEWSTFDYLLFAGNSRHAEHIANAAEAGCVVIDMKGVTANISGVAVVVPTVNNGDIENIKQRNIVAMPDPQVSQLALSLSQFSFENQLNQILVTSLLSASYQDGDTVSKLAGQTARLLNGIPLDEGEQRLAFDVFPQNTQNLSLQLQKIFPAINVVFHAIQAPVFYGMAQKVTALSAYELDCESLNAQWQENDLIQVEENLLTPVLNGEQESNEDNVRLHVSDLSAVENGIEFWSVADEQRFNLAFLAVKLLELILQQEE